In Bacteroidota bacterium, the following proteins share a genomic window:
- a CDS encoding T9SS type A sorting domain-containing protein: MKLIKILILALLLYNGSFCAQNFGNKQTENNPYKKTKSISNDTVKIFFLGNSFLGTNNLPGIVEDLANLGGFPYIIDSHTPGGQYSTHHIQNPFVFEKFQEQAWDYIVIQDNQGAYVNMPPYISSEYLNANLQLYDSIKEYNSCTRVLWFAGWGGEGGYPTYFPGDNTISCIGRILDNMIYQNTFVNEIVAPVGEAWIKSLTEQAGIDLYSADAVHPSQAGSVVSASVLYSIIFKSNPGNLSFTGGLPAADAEYLLQCGYDVVIDTNNFAEYNIEMYSPQISFFNNIVQVPDIYTFYLWLKDNAPISSASIPGLEFQGSGNYSVIVTDQNGCQQKSFETYLEEGPTAKFSYTVNDTIVEFINESTNADVYVWNFGDGQTSTEENPIHEFSGLGQYSIILTAWNQYGGADFTDTINFEVNAIELSNKPEKLLLFPNPAKTLFYLKNVTNKNIYGIKIFDLKGELIISRNEIILPSKKFQIDLSNLKSGLYFVRYDSEQSTHAQKLIVF; the protein is encoded by the coding sequence ATGAAATTAATTAAAATTTTAATCCTCGCTCTTTTACTTTACAATGGCAGTTTTTGTGCACAAAACTTTGGAAACAAACAAACGGAAAACAATCCTTATAAAAAAACTAAATCTATAAGTAATGACACTGTCAAAATATTTTTCCTTGGAAATAGTTTTTTAGGGACGAATAATTTGCCCGGAATTGTTGAAGACCTTGCAAATTTAGGTGGTTTTCCATACATTATTGATTCACATACACCAGGTGGACAATATTCTACTCATCATATTCAAAATCCTTTTGTCTTTGAAAAATTTCAGGAACAAGCCTGGGATTATATTGTGATTCAGGATAACCAAGGTGCTTATGTAAATATGCCACCATATATTAGCAGCGAATATTTAAATGCCAATTTACAATTATACGATTCTATAAAAGAATACAATTCTTGCACTCGGGTATTATGGTTTGCTGGATGGGGTGGAGAAGGCGGTTATCCAACTTACTTCCCTGGAGATAATACTATTTCATGCATTGGTCGGATTCTTGACAACATGATTTATCAAAACACATTTGTAAATGAAATTGTAGCTCCGGTTGGAGAAGCCTGGATTAAATCTCTAACTGAACAAGCCGGCATCGATTTGTATTCAGCAGATGCAGTACATCCCTCCCAAGCCGGCAGTGTAGTTTCAGCATCGGTATTATATTCAATCATTTTCAAATCAAATCCCGGCAATTTGAGTTTCACCGGAGGTTTACCCGCTGCTGATGCAGAGTATCTTTTGCAGTGTGGATACGATGTTGTAATTGATACTAATAATTTTGCTGAATACAATATTGAAATGTATTCGCCACAAATAAGCTTTTTTAATAATATTGTTCAAGTGCCTGACATTTATACTTTTTATCTATGGTTGAAAGATAATGCCCCAATTTCATCAGCAAGTATTCCAGGTCTTGAGTTTCAAGGTTCGGGAAATTATTCAGTAATTGTTACTGATCAGAATGGCTGTCAGCAGAAATCCTTTGAAACATATCTCGAAGAAGGACCTACTGCTAAATTTTCTTATACCGTAAACGATACCATTGTAGAATTTATTAATGAAAGCACTAATGCAGATGTTTATGTTTGGAATTTTGGCGATGGACAAACTTCCACAGAAGAGAATCCCATACACGAATTCTCGGGATTAGGACAGTATTCGATAATTCTGACAGCCTGGAATCAATATGGTGGAGCAGATTTTACTGACACAATTAATTTTGAGGTAAATGCAATTGAGTTGTCAAATAAACCTGAAAAATTATTGCTATTTCCGAATCCTGCAAAAACTCTGTTTTATCTAAAAAATGTTACTAACAAAAATATTTACGGTATAAAAATATTTGATTTGAAGGGAGAATTAATAATTTCCAGAAATGAGATTATTCTGCCTTCCAAAAAATTTCAGATAGATCTATCAAATCTGAAATCAGGTTTGTATTTTGTAAGATACGATTCAGAGCAGTCCACACATGCTCAAAAACTTATTGTTTTTTGA
- a CDS encoding anaerobic sulfatase maturase, with product MKKPLESIIVKPVGAKCNLNCDYCFYLEKENLYPSLSVMSHDTLEELIRQMSNQTGNQYNITWQGGEPSLAGIQFFRKLIDLQLHFGKTERKIIGNSLQTNGTLLNDEWISFLKKYNFLIGLSIDGTEEIHDKYRLNKNGKTSWKKVNENAQKLMNAGVAVNILSCITKSNVNSAEKIYQFYKSRGFQWLQFNPVFEKDRNNQILDFSVSAKELGGFMCKIFDLWYADFIRDGGSAPIVRFIENTFHAHIGHQVPECSFQKTCGGYLVVEHNGDVYSCDFFVNKKNKLGNIHQNRLIDMLNSKKQHTFGELKAEIDNDCKKCPWLEMCYGGCPKYRNAKNLQYFCSAYKQFFSYSNHRLSELAKAWKKHNQTTQKMTFDASGYFK from the coding sequence ATGAAAAAGCCGCTTGAATCGATAATTGTAAAGCCTGTTGGAGCAAAATGTAATTTAAATTGCGATTATTGTTTCTATCTCGAAAAAGAAAATCTATACCCGTCTTTGTCGGTAATGAGCCACGACACGCTCGAAGAGTTGATTCGTCAAATGAGTAACCAGACCGGAAATCAATATAATATTACCTGGCAAGGTGGAGAGCCTAGTTTGGCAGGAATCCAATTTTTCAGAAAGTTGATAGATTTACAGCTTCATTTCGGGAAGACTGAAAGAAAAATAATAGGTAATAGCCTGCAAACAAACGGTACTTTATTGAACGATGAATGGATTAGTTTTCTGAAAAAATACAATTTTCTGATTGGTTTGTCGATTGACGGAACTGAAGAAATCCATGACAAATACAGATTGAACAAAAATGGAAAAACCAGTTGGAAAAAAGTTAATGAAAATGCTCAGAAGCTAATGAATGCTGGCGTAGCTGTGAATATTTTAAGTTGCATTACAAAATCGAATGTTAATTCTGCCGAAAAAATATATCAGTTTTACAAATCAAGAGGATTTCAATGGCTGCAGTTTAATCCTGTTTTTGAGAAAGATAGAAATAACCAGATACTTGACTTTTCTGTTTCTGCCAAAGAATTGGGTGGATTTATGTGCAAAATTTTCGATTTGTGGTATGCCGATTTCATTCGTGATGGCGGTTCTGCTCCAATAGTGCGATTTATAGAAAATACATTTCATGCGCATATAGGGCATCAGGTTCCCGAATGTAGTTTTCAGAAAACTTGTGGTGGATACCTTGTGGTAGAGCACAATGGCGATGTTTATAGCTGTGATTTTTTTGTGAACAAGAAAAACAAATTAGGCAATATTCATCAAAATCGATTGATTGATATGCTGAATAGCAAAAAGCAGCACACTTTCGGTGAACTAAAAGCTGAAATAGATAATGATTGCAAAAAATGTCCATGGTTAGAAATGTGTTATGGAGGATGTCCAAAATATCGAAATGCCAAAAATCTACAGTATTTTTGTAGTGCTTATAAACAATTTTTCAGTTATAGCAATCATCGTTTATCGGAACTTGCAAAAGCATGGAAAAAACACAATCAGACGACACAAAAAATGACTTTTGATGCCTCCGGATATTTCAAATAG